One stretch of Tribolium castaneum strain GA2 chromosome 5, icTriCast1.1, whole genome shotgun sequence DNA includes these proteins:
- the LOC107397897 gene encoding uncharacterized protein LOC107397897 isoform X2, which translates to MDFSSENEIDAIASAAVSNLLPAKSRPQYEKTYLQFRQWCSMKKIDQVTENVLLAYLEEKSTTLKPPTLWALYAMLKATLNVKENIDTRYRSKKSQILDKEDISKFINEADDKIYLLMKTVLILGISGALRREELVKMKLTDIEDKQSVLIVKVPDTKTHCERIFTVSNLENIEIVRKYRALRPPRATSDRLFLKYTNGKCVNQNVGINKIGEIPSLIAKWLNKDEPKKYTGHCFRRSSATLLANAGGDLISIKRHGGWRSSTVAESYIEDSLNNKIEIANKIQPSSSTEENKITQPSTSASFNGENNFHLQASSLRPLGINGGTFSSCTFNFHMSK; encoded by the exons atggattttagcagcgaaaacgaaatagatgcaattgcaagcgcggcagtgtcgaatcttttgcctgctaaatcaagaccgcagtacgaaaaaacgtatcttcagtttcggcagtggtgttctatgaaaaagattgatcaagtaacggaaaatgttttgttggcgtatttggaagaaaagtctaccaccttaaagccaccaacactctgggccctttatgcgatgttgaaaGCCACCTTAAACGTTAAAGAGAATATCGATACAC GTTACAGAAGCAAGAAGTcgcaaattttagacaaagaagacattagcaagtttattaatgaagcagatgacaagatatatttactgatgaag actgTGCTAATTTTGGGTATATCGGGAGCCCTTCGACGTGaagaattagttaaaatgaagctaactgacatagaagataaacagtctgtcttaattgtgaaggtgcctgatacaaaaacccactgcgaacgaatatttactgtttcaaatttagaaaatatagaaattgtcagaaaatatAGAGCTTTGCGGCCTCCACGGGCGACTAGTgaccgtttatttttaaagtataccaacggaaaatgtgtgaatcaaaatgttggaattaacaaaatcggagagataccaagtttgattgcaaagtggcttaacaaagacgaacctaaaaaatatactggtCACTGCTTCAGAAGAAGCTCTGCCACTCTTTTGGCGAATGCTGGAGGTgatctaatttcaattaaacgtcATGGGGGCTGGAGAAGCAGCACAGTGGCAGAAAGTTACATCGAGGactctttgaataataaaattgaaattgccaataaaattcaaccttcttcctccacagaagaaaacaaaatcactcAACCTTCTACATCGGCTTCTTTTAATGGCGAAAATAACTTTCATTTACAAGCGTCTTCACTCAGGCCTCTGGGGATAAACGGGGGCACGTTTTCGTcatgcacatttaattttcatatgtcaaagtaa
- the LOC107397897 gene encoding uncharacterized protein LOC107397897 isoform X1, which translates to MDFSSENEIDAIASAAVSNLLPAKSRPQYEKTYLQFRQWCSMKKIDQVTENVLLAYLEEKSTTLKPPTLWALYAMLKATLNVKENIDTRKFPKLVPYLKSKSVGYRSKKSQILDKEDISKFINEADDKIYLLMKTVLILGISGALRREELVKMKLTDIEDKQSVLIVKVPDTKTHCERIFTVSNLENIEIVRKYRALRPPRATSDRLFLKYTNGKCVNQNVGINKIGEIPSLIAKWLNKDEPKKYTGHCFRRSSATLLANAGGDLISIKRHGGWRSSTVAESYIEDSLNNKIEIANKIQPSSSTEENKITQPSTSASFNGENNFHLQASSLRPLGINGGTFSSCTFNFHMSK; encoded by the exons atggattttagcagcgaaaacgaaatagatgcaattgcaagcgcggcagtgtcgaatcttttgcctgctaaatcaagaccgcagtacgaaaaaacgtatcttcagtttcggcagtggtgttctatgaaaaagattgatcaagtaacggaaaatgttttgttggcgtatttggaagaaaagtctaccaccttaaagccaccaacactctgggccctttatgcgatgttgaaaGCCACCTTAAACGTTAAAGAGAATATCGATACACGTAAGTTTCCGAAGTTAGTGCCCTACCTGAAAAGCAAAAGCGTAGGTTACAGAAGCAAGAAGTcgcaaattttagacaaagaagacattagcaagtttattaatgaagcagatgacaagatatatttactgatgaag actgTGCTAATTTTGGGTATATCGGGAGCCCTTCGACGTGaagaattagttaaaatgaagctaactgacatagaagataaacagtctgtcttaattgtgaaggtgcctgatacaaaaacccactgcgaacgaatatttactgtttcaaatttagaaaatatagaaattgtcagaaaatatAGAGCTTTGCGGCCTCCACGGGCGACTAGTgaccgtttatttttaaagtataccaacggaaaatgtgtgaatcaaaatgttggaattaacaaaatcggagagataccaagtttgattgcaaagtggcttaacaaagacgaacctaaaaaatatactggtCACTGCTTCAGAAGAAGCTCTGCCACTCTTTTGGCGAATGCTGGAGGTgatctaatttcaattaaacgtcATGGGGGCTGGAGAAGCAGCACAGTGGCAGAAAGTTACATCGAGGactctttgaataataaaattgaaattgccaataaaattcaaccttcttcctccacagaagaaaacaaaatcactcAACCTTCTACATCGGCTTCTTTTAATGGCGAAAATAACTTTCATTTACAAGCGTCTTCACTCAGGCCTCTGGGGATAAACGGGGGCACGTTTTCGTcatgcacatttaattttcatatgtcaaagtaa